The Bacteriovorax sp. Seq25_V genome includes a region encoding these proteins:
- a CDS encoding cysteine desulfurase family protein, translating into MIYADYNGSAPICKDVREYLIKRLSEGPFANPNAIHYMGSKVLMAMENARSVCAKVLGADFKQVIFNSGATEGLSQAFHSVLHKNPKKEIIISGIEHSAVVNCAKYYQQDFGCTVKIVKTQANGIIDLEDFKAQLTDDTAVVCIMAANNETGVIQPYQEVSRICNDNQVPYICDTTQFIGKTLFNFKTSGADYAVMSGHKIGAMTGTGILLAKDPTTLKPIIIGGGQERGYRGGTQNYLGYETLAVALNYFEKHLDNIEAINSKRISFEKELKKRFPDVVIIGEDSPRLASTTYVSYPGIHGQAVQIELESQDIFVTTSSACSDNEPVTSKVLKSMNVTDDIGRGVVRISIGLCSDPAMYDTILDALTKTYEKLAKIKSY; encoded by the coding sequence ATGATTTATGCGGACTACAATGGAAGTGCTCCGATTTGCAAAGACGTTAGAGAGTATCTTATCAAAAGATTATCAGAAGGACCTTTTGCAAACCCAAACGCCATTCACTACATGGGAAGTAAAGTTTTAATGGCGATGGAAAATGCAAGGAGTGTATGTGCGAAAGTTTTAGGAGCTGACTTCAAGCAAGTTATCTTCAACTCTGGAGCAACAGAAGGACTATCTCAAGCTTTCCACTCTGTTCTTCACAAAAATCCAAAAAAAGAAATTATCATCTCAGGAATTGAACACTCGGCAGTTGTAAACTGTGCGAAGTACTATCAACAAGACTTTGGCTGTACTGTAAAAATCGTCAAGACTCAAGCTAATGGTATTATTGATCTGGAAGACTTTAAAGCTCAACTAACTGATGATACTGCGGTTGTTTGCATCATGGCCGCGAATAATGAAACTGGTGTTATTCAACCTTACCAAGAAGTTTCACGTATCTGTAATGACAATCAAGTTCCATATATTTGTGACACTACTCAGTTCATTGGAAAAACTCTTTTTAATTTCAAAACTTCTGGTGCGGATTATGCCGTTATGTCAGGTCACAAAATTGGGGCGATGACAGGAACAGGAATTCTCCTAGCAAAAGACCCAACAACTCTAAAACCAATCATTATTGGTGGTGGTCAAGAAAGAGGATACCGTGGTGGAACGCAAAACTATCTTGGTTATGAAACTCTGGCCGTTGCACTCAACTATTTCGAAAAACATCTTGATAATATTGAAGCAATTAACTCAAAAAGAATCTCTTTTGAAAAAGAATTAAAAAAGAGATTCCCTGACGTTGTAATTATTGGTGAAGATTCTCCAAGACTTGCATCGACGACATACGTTTCTTATCCAGGGATTCACGGACAGGCCGTACAAATTGAGTTAGAAAGTCAGGATATTTTTGTAACGACTTCTTCTGCTTGTTCAGACAATGAACCTGTTACTTCAAAAGTTTTAAAATCAATGAATGTAACCGACGATATTGGTCGTGGAGTGGTAAGAATTTCTATAGGTCTTTGCTCTGATCCGGCGATGTATGATACAATTCTGGATGCACTAACAAAAACATATGAGAAACTTGCAAAAATTAAAAGCTATTAA
- the nadA gene encoding quinolinate synthase NadA, whose amino-acid sequence MLNLFDNQQDDYKPVISEADLSDEEVIKELWKIKEELKDQVVVLGHHYQQDDVIMFADYKGDSLKLAQDAAKLDKPYIMFCGVHFMAETADMLTSPEQKVILPDLRAGCSMADMANREEIDKSWKFLTSSTDEKIVPITYINCAATLKSFVGENGGTICTSSNARTIIEWAFTQGQKLLFFPDQHLGRNTCSEMGIALEDMVVYNPNMLNGGLTPKQVADAKVILWYGYCSVHQGFSAQQVLDLKKNRPDVTVIVHPECNHDVVKNAHDNGSTAYIINKIKDAPAGSKFAVGTEINLVNRLAAEFPDKEIFSLSPYQCLCTTMYRVRPRWLLASFRAIKENKPINVISVDEKTKEYSLLALNRMLELSK is encoded by the coding sequence ATGCTCAATCTATTTGATAATCAACAAGATGATTATAAACCAGTTATTTCGGAAGCAGACCTCAGTGATGAAGAGGTAATCAAAGAGCTTTGGAAAATTAAAGAAGAATTAAAAGACCAAGTTGTTGTTCTTGGTCACCACTATCAGCAAGATGATGTTATCATGTTTGCTGATTACAAAGGTGACTCACTCAAACTTGCTCAGGACGCTGCAAAACTCGATAAACCATATATCATGTTCTGCGGAGTTCACTTTATGGCCGAGACAGCTGACATGCTAACTTCGCCAGAACAAAAAGTAATTCTTCCAGACCTTAGAGCTGGTTGCTCGATGGCCGACATGGCAAATAGAGAAGAGATCGACAAGTCTTGGAAGTTTTTAACTTCATCTACTGACGAAAAAATTGTACCGATCACGTACATCAACTGTGCAGCCACGCTTAAATCTTTTGTAGGTGAAAATGGCGGTACAATTTGTACTTCATCAAATGCGAGAACAATTATTGAATGGGCCTTCACACAAGGTCAGAAATTATTATTCTTCCCAGATCAACATTTAGGTAGAAATACTTGTAGTGAAATGGGAATTGCTCTTGAAGATATGGTTGTATACAACCCAAATATGCTTAATGGTGGTCTTACTCCAAAGCAAGTTGCAGATGCAAAAGTAATTCTTTGGTACGGATACTGTTCGGTTCACCAAGGTTTTAGTGCTCAACAAGTTCTTGACCTAAAGAAGAATCGTCCAGATGTAACAGTAATCGTTCACCCAGAGTGTAATCACGACGTTGTGAAAAATGCTCATGATAATGGATCAACAGCTTATATCATCAACAAGATCAAAGATGCTCCGGCCGGATCAAAATTTGCGGTTGGAACTGAAATTAATCTCGTCAATCGTCTCGCTGCAGAATTTCCAGACAAGGAAATCTTCTCACTTTCGCCATATCAGTGCCTTTGCACAACGATGTATCGCGTAAGACCAAGATGGCTCCTTGCCAGTTTCCGTGCAATAAAGGAAAATAAACCTATTAATGTGATTAGTGTCGATGAAAAAACTAAGGAGTATTCTCTTTTAGCTTTAAATCGTATGCTAGAACTTAGTAAGTAA
- a CDS encoding rhodanese-like domain-containing protein, protein MIKSMNVTELKERMDKKADYILIDCREQNEWDEGHIDGAIFIPLSEFNEKWSANLSDADKDKELILQCRSGRRSLSACQILLSEGFSNLNNLEGGILDWEAEGFAVIK, encoded by the coding sequence ATGATCAAGTCAATGAATGTTACAGAATTAAAAGAAAGAATGGACAAAAAAGCGGATTACATCCTTATCGATTGCCGTGAGCAAAACGAATGGGATGAAGGACATATCGATGGTGCGATTTTTATCCCACTAAGCGAATTCAATGAAAAATGGAGCGCAAATCTTTCAGACGCAGACAAGGATAAAGAATTAATTCTTCAGTGTCGTAGTGGAAGAAGAAGTTTAAGTGCATGTCAGATTTTACTTTCTGAAGGTTTTTCAAATCTTAACAACCTCGAAGGTGGAATCCTTGATTGGGAAGCTGAAGGTTTCGCAGTAATTAAATAA
- a CDS encoding ParA family protein, which translates to MEVITVANNKGGVGKTMQCFQLACHLANKGNKVLVIDLDSQANLSSTFNLHIQRTLIPEWLIGDVSINEVMVPSEGKGKFNRNITVIPSSRHMANLSKLLILSEGEIRKEVGRKERLMRTRLQEAEGMFDYVIIDTPPMLGDELIMALVASNRILIPTQAQDYSIDGLEELMDTFEIIKETENPVLEFSIIPSMVNTRRKIEQQRLEELSQSFDITPPVRNLVQMQESISMKRPVCLMGKKSRGRVDYENLWNTLNLN; encoded by the coding sequence ATGGAAGTGATTACAGTCGCTAATAACAAAGGTGGAGTTGGGAAGACAATGCAGTGCTTTCAACTAGCATGTCACCTTGCGAACAAGGGTAACAAAGTTTTAGTTATCGACCTCGATTCTCAAGCAAACTTAAGTTCAACATTTAATCTTCATATTCAAAGAACTCTGATCCCAGAATGGCTGATCGGTGATGTATCAATTAATGAAGTTATGGTTCCTAGTGAAGGTAAAGGGAAATTCAACCGTAATATTACAGTTATTCCATCAAGTCGTCACATGGCAAATCTTTCTAAACTTTTAATTCTTTCTGAAGGTGAAATTAGAAAAGAAGTTGGAAGAAAAGAAAGACTAATGAGAACAAGACTACAAGAAGCAGAAGGTATGTTTGATTATGTAATCATCGACACACCTCCAATGCTCGGTGATGAGCTTATCATGGCACTTGTAGCTTCAAATAGAATTTTAATTCCTACTCAAGCACAAGATTATTCAATCGATGGTTTAGAAGAGTTAATGGATACATTCGAAATTATCAAAGAAACTGAAAACCCAGTTCTTGAGTTTTCAATTATTCCTTCAATGGTTAATACAAGAAGAAAAATCGAGCAACAAAGACTTGAAGAACTTTCTCAGTCTTTTGATATTACGCCACCGGTTAGAAATCTTGTACAAATGCAAGAGTCTATTTCGATGAAGAGACCTGTTTGTTTAATGGGAAAAAAATCTCGCGGGAGAGTAGACTATGAAAACCTTTGGAACACACTTAATTTAAACTAA
- a CDS encoding ParB/RepB/Spo0J family partition protein, with amino-acid sequence MAKAFAPRVAKTKRTKIDLAESLSPDIFKISDDRLLKGARLTEVKLADIYVKEQVRTKFNDSSLKELSENIKVNGLIQPLVLHQKPGGKLTLICGERRFRAMSLIKMEKCPCFILDDKTEEELMAIQFSENSAREALHYIDKADGILNYQIATKASERKIQAALGISKSEVHRSLMIAKMDTKLKEAAKTHDIEKYVLLELDVLDKGALKTKLTKLVLGGEIRKRAELKKAIKDGGVLAAGKKTVRKKPALPKGLSANALLKALQTQAKSQDLDADTKAALKSLIKDAKNMVDM; translated from the coding sequence ATGGCCAAGGCATTTGCACCGCGTGTAGCGAAGACTAAAAGAACAAAGATTGATTTAGCGGAATCTTTGAGTCCTGATATTTTCAAAATTTCTGACGATAGACTTTTAAAGGGAGCAAGGCTTACTGAAGTTAAGCTTGCTGACATCTACGTTAAGGAACAGGTAAGAACAAAATTCAATGATAGTTCACTTAAAGAACTTTCTGAAAACATTAAAGTAAATGGTCTGATTCAGCCACTGGTTCTTCATCAGAAGCCAGGTGGAAAGCTTACTCTAATTTGTGGTGAAAGAAGATTTAGAGCAATGTCTCTAATCAAAATGGAAAAGTGTCCATGTTTTATCTTAGACGATAAGACTGAAGAAGAGTTAATGGCGATTCAGTTCTCTGAAAACTCTGCAAGGGAAGCACTTCACTATATTGATAAAGCAGACGGAATTTTAAATTATCAAATCGCAACAAAAGCAAGTGAGAGAAAAATTCAGGCAGCTCTTGGTATTTCTAAATCAGAAGTGCACCGTTCACTAATGATTGCAAAAATGGATACAAAATTAAAAGAAGCTGCAAAGACTCATGATATTGAGAAGTATGTTCTGCTTGAGCTTGATGTGCTTGATAAAGGTGCTCTTAAAACAAAACTTACTAAGCTAGTTCTTGGTGGAGAAATTAGAAAGAGAGCAGAGCTTAAAAAAGCAATTAAGGACGGTGGAGTTCTTGCTGCTGGTAAGAAAACAGTAAGAAAGAAGCCTGCACTTCCAAAAGGTCTTTCAGCAAACGCTCTTTTAAAAGCTCTTCAAACACAGGCGAAGAGCCAGGATCTTGATGCTGACACAAAAGCAGCTTTAAAGTCTCTAATCAAAGACGCCAAAAATATGGTTGATATGTAA
- a CDS encoding Glu/Leu/Phe/Val dehydrogenase: MSLTDSPLYQDSIAQLEESASIMGLDPNIMERLRFPKRALQVAVPIRLDDGTVKTFQGYRVQHNMTLGPGKGGIRFHPGVDLSETAALAMLMTFKCALVGLPLGGAKGGVCVDPRTLSRQELQALTRRYTTEINTFIGPAIDVPAPDIGTDGQTMAWLLDTYSQLKGHTVPGVVTGKPITIGGSLGRAEATGKGVAFCINFAAQKLGMKIDNNTSVAIHGFGKVGIPAAEDLRDQGARIVAISDVSGAIYNKDGIDVAKAIKWTRAGRYLNEMEGVEHISNEDLFALDVDILIPAAIDGVITKDNAHVVKAKLIAEGANGPLTKEAIDIVSKNGAFLIPDILCNAGGVIVSYFEWVQGLQNFFWNLDEINSKLHGILKDAFDNVYNTSVEFKVDMKKAAFIAAFRRLERAMRYRGLFPG; encoded by the coding sequence ATGAGCTTAACAGATAGTCCACTGTATCAAGATTCTATCGCACAATTAGAAGAATCTGCTTCAATTATGGGTCTTGATCCAAATATTATGGAAAGACTTAGATTTCCAAAGAGAGCTTTACAAGTTGCTGTTCCAATTCGTTTAGATGATGGGACTGTTAAAACTTTCCAAGGCTACAGAGTACAGCACAATATGACTTTAGGCCCTGGTAAGGGTGGGATTCGTTTTCACCCAGGTGTAGACTTATCTGAAACTGCTGCACTTGCAATGCTTATGACTTTTAAGTGTGCCCTTGTTGGTCTACCACTAGGTGGAGCAAAAGGTGGTGTTTGTGTTGATCCAAGAACTCTTTCAAGACAAGAGCTTCAAGCATTAACAAGAAGATATACAACAGAAATTAATACTTTCATTGGACCAGCTATCGACGTTCCAGCTCCAGATATCGGAACTGACGGACAAACAATGGCATGGTTACTAGATACTTACTCTCAACTTAAAGGACATACTGTTCCTGGTGTTGTTACTGGTAAGCCAATCACTATCGGTGGTTCTCTAGGTAGAGCTGAAGCTACTGGTAAAGGTGTTGCTTTCTGTATCAACTTTGCTGCACAAAAACTTGGAATGAAAATTGATAACAATACAAGTGTTGCGATCCACGGTTTTGGTAAAGTAGGTATTCCTGCTGCTGAAGATCTAAGAGATCAAGGTGCAAGAATTGTTGCTATCTCTGACGTTTCTGGTGCTATCTACAACAAAGATGGGATCGATGTTGCTAAAGCAATCAAGTGGACAAGAGCTGGTAGATACCTAAATGAAATGGAAGGCGTTGAGCATATTTCGAACGAAGACTTATTTGCTCTTGATGTTGACATCCTAATCCCTGCAGCAATCGACGGTGTTATCACAAAAGATAATGCACACGTTGTAAAAGCTAAGCTAATTGCTGAAGGTGCAAACGGACCATTAACAAAAGAAGCGATTGATATCGTATCTAAGAATGGTGCATTCCTTATCCCAGATATTCTTTGTAATGCTGGTGGGGTTATTGTTTCTTACTTTGAGTGGGTACAAGGACTTCAAAACTTCTTCTGGAACTTAGATGAAATTAACTCTAAGCTACACGGAATTCTAAAAGATGCATTCGACAATGTTTACAACACTTCAGTTGAATTCAAAGTTGATATGAAGAAAGCTGCTTTCATCGCTGCGTTTAGAAGACTTGAAAGAGCAATGAGATACCGTGGTCTATTCCCAGGTTAG
- a CDS encoding LexA family transcriptional regulator produces the protein MECIKKPVIFANCGLFGISDDYIEKYQSLDQRFIRNKSSTFFFEATGDSMEPIIHSGDVLIVDRSLSWTHGNIIVGHLDGQFICKRLLKSPDGLILRSENKLHRDILITEEIDFLIWGVVSGLGRDLRNF, from the coding sequence ATGGAATGCATAAAAAAACCTGTGATATTTGCAAATTGTGGCCTCTTTGGGATCTCAGATGATTATATTGAAAAGTATCAATCTCTTGATCAAAGATTTATTAGAAATAAGTCGTCGACTTTCTTCTTTGAAGCAACAGGGGATTCAATGGAACCGATCATTCACTCTGGGGATGTTCTTATTGTTGATCGCTCGCTCTCTTGGACACACGGGAATATTATCGTAGGCCATCTCGATGGACAGTTTATTTGTAAAAGACTTTTAAAGTCTCCTGATGGACTAATCCTCAGATCTGAAAACAAACTTCATAGAGACATCCTTATCACTGAAGAAATTGATTTTTTGATCTGGGGAGTAGTCTCTGGTTTAGGCAGAGATCTTCGAAATTTTTAA
- a CDS encoding Y-family DNA polymerase: MTAEKIYALVDCNSFFCSCERLFRPELANRPVGVLSNNDGCFVSRTPELKELGVKMGEPYFKVKALCEKHGVAVFSSNFSLYTNISDRVMTVLSEFAPELEVYSVDEAFLNLTGIKKDLVEYAHEIKERVLKYTGIPVSIGIGPTKTLAKIANNIGKKSKKANGVVVLMDRKLQEVALERTEIEDVWGIGRKNSVKLRSLGIKNALEFKNYRNDFQIQKIFTKIGRMTQEELRGIPCFELNTVVEKKKEIMCSRSFGTVVTDLKNLRESIANYATSACEKMRKQGSACAVVEIFCHSDPFRYSEEQYYARDHVKFLTPTTDTRKIIKYAWQVLENLYRLDINYKKAGVRLTSLTDDTNVQYALFEERDDVKSINLMRVIDQINAREGSGTIRSMSCGVDSKSWKMRQDLISPRYVSGWNSLPKTK; encoded by the coding sequence ATGACTGCTGAAAAGATTTATGCACTTGTTGATTGCAATTCTTTCTTTTGTAGTTGTGAGAGACTATTTCGTCCCGAGCTTGCCAATCGTCCTGTTGGAGTTCTTTCAAATAATGATGGTTGTTTTGTTTCAAGAACTCCCGAACTAAAAGAGCTTGGAGTGAAAATGGGGGAGCCTTACTTTAAAGTAAAGGCACTTTGTGAAAAGCATGGTGTTGCAGTCTTTTCTTCAAACTTCTCTCTTTATACAAATATCTCTGATCGCGTGATGACAGTTCTTTCAGAGTTTGCACCAGAGCTTGAAGTGTATTCTGTCGATGAGGCCTTCTTAAATTTAACAGGAATAAAAAAAGATCTCGTTGAGTATGCACATGAAATAAAAGAGAGGGTTTTAAAATATACTGGAATACCTGTGAGTATCGGTATTGGACCAACCAAGACACTTGCTAAGATAGCTAATAATATTGGAAAAAAATCGAAGAAGGCTAACGGTGTTGTTGTTTTGATGGATAGAAAGCTCCAAGAAGTTGCCTTGGAGAGAACTGAAATTGAGGACGTCTGGGGTATTGGAAGAAAGAACTCTGTGAAACTCAGATCACTTGGAATAAAGAATGCCTTAGAATTTAAAAATTATCGAAATGATTTTCAAATTCAAAAAATCTTTACAAAAATTGGAAGAATGACTCAGGAGGAGCTTAGGGGAATACCTTGCTTTGAGCTTAATACAGTTGTTGAAAAGAAAAAAGAAATTATGTGTTCTCGAAGTTTTGGAACTGTCGTCACTGACCTCAAGAACCTTCGAGAATCAATTGCTAATTATGCAACCAGTGCCTGCGAAAAAATGAGAAAACAGGGAAGTGCCTGTGCTGTTGTTGAAATTTTTTGTCACAGTGATCCCTTTCGGTATAGCGAGGAACAATACTACGCCAGAGATCATGTTAAGTTTCTAACACCAACAACAGATACGAGAAAAATTATTAAGTACGCATGGCAGGTTTTGGAAAATCTTTATCGACTTGATATTAATTATAAAAAGGCCGGGGTTCGGCTTACTTCACTAACTGATGATACAAATGTGCAGTATGCTCTCTTTGAAGAACGTGATGATGTGAAGAGTATCAATCTTATGAGAGTCATTGATCAAATCAATGCAAGAGAGGGAAGTGGAACGATTCGCTCGATGAGTTGCGGGGTTGATAGTAAATCTTGGAAGATGAGGCAAGATTTGATCTCTCCAAGATATGTAAGTGGTTGGAATTCCTTACCAAAAACAAAATAG
- the pfkA gene encoding 6-phosphofructokinase, whose product MKSIAVLCSGGDSPGMNCAIRSVVRTAIAEGLDAYGIQRGYAGLLEGNVKKMDVSSVGNILQHGGTILQTSRCPEFLNADIRKEAAHILKRKGIDALVVIGGNGSFNGAYELHKEHGIPVVGIPGTIDNDIEGTDYTIGFDTAVQTAIEAVDKIRDTAHSHERTFIVEVMGRKSPDIALYVGLCSGAENIIFPTKDETVNVDAIADDIKRGIKRGKHSSIIIAAEGEVEGMSHRVKEELNTKHGIDSKVCILGHIQRGGNPTANDRFIASQMGYHAVKAIIAGQPASATVQRKGQIFATDLKECLGKKFDVDPEMMEIVKTLSI is encoded by the coding sequence ATTAAATCAATTGCTGTTTTGTGTAGTGGTGGAGATAGCCCAGGGATGAACTGTGCGATTCGTTCTGTTGTCAGAACCGCTATCGCAGAAGGACTGGATGCCTACGGAATTCAACGTGGCTATGCAGGTCTTCTTGAGGGAAATGTTAAGAAGATGGATGTATCAAGTGTTGGTAACATTCTTCAGCATGGAGGGACAATCCTTCAGACATCTCGTTGTCCAGAGTTTTTGAACGCAGATATTAGAAAAGAGGCCGCTCATATTTTGAAAAGGAAAGGGATAGACGCTCTTGTTGTTATCGGTGGGAATGGTTCATTTAATGGAGCCTATGAACTTCACAAAGAACACGGAATTCCTGTTGTTGGTATTCCTGGAACAATTGATAACGATATCGAGGGAACTGACTATACGATCGGTTTTGATACAGCTGTTCAAACAGCGATTGAAGCCGTGGATAAAATTCGTGACACAGCTCACTCTCATGAGAGAACTTTCATCGTTGAAGTAATGGGGAGAAAATCACCAGATATCGCACTCTACGTTGGTCTTTGTTCGGGAGCTGAAAATATTATCTTCCCAACTAAAGATGAGACTGTGAATGTTGATGCTATCGCCGATGATATTAAACGCGGGATCAAAAGAGGGAAGCACTCTTCAATTATCATTGCAGCAGAAGGTGAAGTAGAAGGGATGAGCCACAGAGTTAAAGAAGAGTTGAATACTAAACACGGAATTGATTCTAAAGTTTGTATTCTTGGTCATATTCAACGTGGAGGAAATCCAACGGCTAATGATAGATTCATTGCTAGTCAGATGGGTTACCACGCTGTTAAAGCTATCATTGCAGGCCAGCCGGCAAGTGCAACAGTTCAAAGAAAAGGTCAAATTTTTGCAACAGATCTTAAAGAGTGTCTTGGTAAGAAGTTTGATGTTGATCCAGAGATGATGGAAATAGTTAAAACACTTTCAATCTAA
- the gpmI gene encoding 2,3-bisphosphoglycerate-independent phosphoglycerate mutase, producing MSSIKNISDKSLLIILDGYGVSKNEQKNAVRDANTPNLDYYFANYPFTTITAGGEPVGLPKGVAGNSEVGHMNLGAGRPVRQDLVRINEAIENDTLTTMPKLLELIEAAKKNTKRIHLMGLLSDGGVHSHINHLKILLNSLSSHQDLEIFFHAMMDGRDTAQDVGAKYIEELERDVHGFTFASMQGRSIGMDRDRRWEKIKHAYDMMLGHGQIKEVSPLSYLKSEYEAGRFDEFIEPNLFYKNAAIQEGDCIFFINFRPDRAIQLALAFNEPGFKEFERPFIPPYYLCMTPYVPDEVTLPILFDKEKVPGGMSEYLSSLGKKQIKIAETEKYAHVTFFFNGGEKKPFSNEEHILIPSPKEVSTYDQKPEMSAPLVTERLLSELDSGVDFTLVNFANSDMVGHTGKYEAAVKAVEALDQCVKKLVDKCTKLGITVAITADHGNSDEMVYPDGSPHTSHTGAPVPFCVINEKLKGATFTVTPGEHALKDVSPTMLYIMGIDQPETFVGVNIFE from the coding sequence ATGAGTTCAATTAAAAATATCAGCGATAAATCACTTCTCATCATTCTTGATGGCTATGGTGTTAGTAAGAATGAACAGAAAAATGCTGTTCGCGATGCCAACACTCCAAATCTCGACTACTACTTCGCTAACTACCCGTTCACGACGATTACAGCTGGTGGTGAACCTGTTGGGCTTCCAAAAGGTGTTGCAGGTAACTCTGAAGTTGGGCATATGAACCTTGGGGCTGGACGTCCAGTAAGACAAGATCTTGTTCGCATTAACGAGGCTATTGAAAATGATACTCTTACAACAATGCCGAAGCTGCTTGAACTAATCGAAGCGGCAAAAAAGAATACGAAGAGAATTCACCTTATGGGTCTTCTTTCTGATGGTGGGGTTCACTCACATATTAATCACCTTAAAATTCTTTTAAATTCGCTAAGCTCCCATCAAGATCTTGAAATTTTCTTCCACGCCATGATGGATGGACGTGATACAGCTCAAGATGTTGGAGCAAAATATATTGAGGAGCTTGAGCGAGATGTTCATGGTTTCACGTTTGCCTCCATGCAAGGTCGTTCAATTGGAATGGATCGTGACCGTCGTTGGGAAAAAATTAAGCACGCTTATGATATGATGCTAGGCCATGGACAAATCAAAGAAGTTAGTCCCTTATCTTATCTCAAGTCTGAATATGAAGCAGGAAGATTTGATGAGTTCATTGAACCAAACCTTTTCTATAAGAATGCAGCAATACAAGAAGGTGACTGTATCTTCTTTATCAATTTTAGACCCGACCGTGCGATTCAATTAGCGCTAGCTTTCAATGAGCCAGGCTTTAAAGAATTTGAAAGACCATTTATTCCTCCCTACTACCTCTGTATGACTCCCTATGTCCCAGACGAAGTAACTTTACCAATCCTATTTGATAAGGAAAAAGTTCCAGGTGGAATGAGTGAGTATCTTTCAAGTCTTGGAAAGAAACAAATTAAAATTGCAGAGACAGAAAAATACGCACACGTAACTTTCTTCTTTAATGGTGGCGAGAAAAAACCGTTTAGTAATGAAGAGCACATTTTAATTCCCTCTCCTAAGGAAGTAAGTACATATGACCAAAAACCAGAGATGAGCGCCCCTCTTGTAACAGAAAGACTACTTTCTGAACTCGACAGTGGAGTTGATTTTACTCTCGTTAATTTTGCGAACTCCGATATGGTTGGACATACAGGAAAATATGAAGCAGCAGTTAAGGCAGTTGAAGCACTTGATCAATGTGTGAAAAAACTTGTCGATAAGTGTACAAAGCTTGGAATAACTGTCGCAATCACTGCAGATCATGGTAATAGTGATGAAATGGTATATCCGGATGGAAGTCCTCATACATCTCACACGGGAGCGCCTGTTCCATTTTGTGTGATAAATGAGAAATTAAAAGGAGCGACTTTTACTGTCACTCCAGGTGAGCATGCCCTTAAGGACGTGTCTCCAACAATGCTTTATATTATGGGCATTGATCAACCAGAAACTTTTGTTGGCGTTAATATTTTTGAATAG